One genomic window of Misgurnus anguillicaudatus chromosome 12, ASM2758022v2, whole genome shotgun sequence includes the following:
- the rab11fip1b gene encoding uncharacterized protein rab11fip1b isoform X3 → MSLSEQSQQWYPTSVQVTVLQARGLRIKGKNGTNDAYAIMQVAKEKFSTSVSEKTVAPVWKEEAAFDLPLFHPGNVDRCTLQVSVMHRALIGADKVLGLAIVNLLDLYDNKSRNKTEWFKLMGKTGKPDKDRGEVLLDIQFMKNNMTASMFDLSGIDKSRSRLGKIKDKLKGKKKDGMSDSASAIVPSVGQIVTDSEGEEEADATPGIKKKSKLKSLFAPKVLQRNMSQSMSTLPTLPEKDSAISLSRSSGLNVESSEGKKKFKLFKHKRNGSSDSKVSQGSSSLGQGLTQSNLCVNGSHVYAEETRESRAGSTFSLNSSGHGSMEDLRRGHDRKISTTSVETEPEPEENAVEEMQRRQEEQMKREREAKKRLEEEKRRQIEEEEREQFRREETRKEEERKRIEREEERKWIEREEERKRIEREEEKRRLEKMEEERKRIEREEEKRRLEKMEEERKRIEREEERKRIEREEEKRRLEKLEEEKEKIRREEERKRIEREEEKRRLEKLEEEKEKIRREEEEEEKRRLEKLEEEKRRFGREEERKRIEREEEKRRLEKLEEERKLIEREEQRRIEEEEEMAKIKREQEKVRREEEEKRIKEERRRKMEEEGRTKLEKQSMKKDEETKRIEAERRHAEEEERLRKEKMEAEENRKRKEEEDRRMTEEKELKEREKVRLEKEKMELEKTEKALKERMRREEERKLKAEQERIRQEKDEIEKQKKEKEQMNAIERRPDVKPRSARMNAGMKTEKAETAASQFTNPLEESLLLDEISTSPFEQSKASAKVSAVRPRAHAVKPLSTIDNQPDFKDNFASAKIAEGAQVSMKAPDAKGTGPYSQLTHEELVNLLERQKEQLSQKDTKIMELEQYIDNLLVRVIEENPSILMSLTLMKKSV, encoded by the exons ATGTCTTTATCCGAGCAAAGCCAGCAGTGGTATCCCACCAGCGTTCAGGTAACGGTACTCCAGGCGAGGGGTTTGCGGATCAAGGGGAAAAATGGCACGAACGACGCGTACGCCATCATGCAGGTGGCCAAAGAAAAGTTCTCAACGTCGGTGTCCGAGAAAACCGTCGCGCCTGTGTGGAAAGAGGAGGCCGCCTTTGACCTGCCGCTTTTTCACCCCGGTAACGTGGACCGATGCACCTTACAGGTGAGCGTCATGCACCGGGCGCTGATAGGAGCTGATAAAGTGCTCGGGCTGGCGATCGTCAACTTGTTGGACCTCTACGACAACAAATCACGTAATAAAACTGA ATGGTTCAAACTGATGGGCAAGACGGGAAAACCCGACAAAGACAGGGGTGAGGTGCTTCTAGACATCCAGTTTATGAAGAACAACATGACGGCCAGCATGTTCGACCTCTCTGGGATTGACAAGTCACGGTCACGACTCGGCAAGATAAAGGACAAGCTGAAAGGAAAAAAGAAGGACGGTATGTCGGATTCTGCCTCCGCCATCGTGCCTTCGGTCGGCCAGATAGTGACCGACAGCGAGGGAGAGGAGGAGGCTGACGCCACACCTGGAATCAAAAAGAAGAGCAAACTGAAGTCCCTCTTCGCACCGAAGGTTTTGCAACGTAACATGTCTCAATCCATGTCCACACTTCCCACACTTCCTGAAAAAGATTCAGCCATCAGTTTGAGCAGGTCGTCTGGCTTAAACGTTGAATCTTCTGAAG GCAAGAAGAAATTCAAATTATTTAAGCACAAGCGCAATGGAAGTTCAGACAGTAAAGTTTCCCAAGGCAGCAGCTCCTTAGGACAAGGCTTGACGCAGAGCAATCTGTGCGTCAACGGCAGTCACGTCTACGCAGAAGAGACCAGAGAGTCCCGGGCCGGTTCCACCTTCAGTCTCAACAGCTCCGGGCACGGATCCATGGAGGATCTACGGCGAGGTCACGACAGGAAGATCTCCACCACCTCCGTGGAAACCGAACCGGAACCTGAGGAGAATGCCGTGGAAGAGATGCAAAGAAGACAAGAGGAACAGATGAAAAGGGAACGGGAGGCAAAGAAACGGCTGGAGGAGGAAAAGAGGAGACAGATtgaagaggaagagagagagcaGTTCAGGAGAGAAGAAACAAGGAAGGAGGAGGAGAGGAAGAGGATAGAAAGAGAAGAAGAGAGGAAATGGATTGAGAGAGAGGAGGAGAGGAAACGGATTGAGAGAGAGGAGGAGAAGAGGAGGCTAGAGAAAATGGAGGAGGAGAGGAAACGGATTGAGAGAGAGGAGGAGAAGAGGAGGCTAGAGAAAATGGAGGAGGAGAGGAAACGGATTGAGAGGGAGGAGGAGAGGAAACGGATTGAGAGGGAGGAGGAGAAGAGGAGGCTAGAGAAACTGGAAGAGGAGAAGGAAAAGATTAGGAGAGAGGAGGAGAGGAAACGGATTGAGAGAGAGGAGGAAAAGAGGAGGCTAGAGAAACTGGAAGAGGAGAAGGAAAAGATTAGgagagaggaggaggaggaggagaagagGAGGCTAGAGAAACTGGAGGAGGAGAAGAGAAGGTTTGGGAGAGAGGAGGAGAGGAAACGGATTGAGAGAGAGGAGGAGAAGAGGAGGCTAGAGAAACTGGAGGAGGAGAGGAAACTGATTGAGAGGGAGGAACAGAGAAGAATTGAAGAAGAGGAGGAAATGGCCAAAATAAAGAGAGAACAGGAAAAAGTTAGGCGGGAGGAGGAAGAAAAGAGGATCAAGGAGGAGAGGAGGCGAAAAATGGAGGAAGAGGGGAGAACAAAGCTTGAGAAGCAAAGCATGAAGAAAGATGAAGAGACCAAAAGGATTGAGGCGGAAAGACGACATGCTGAAGAAGAGGAAAGACTGCGGAAGGAAAAAATGGAAGCAGAGGAAAATAGGAAAAGGAAAGAGGAAGAAGATAGACGAATGACAGAAGAAAAAGAACTGAAAGAGCGAGAAAAGGTACGGCTGGAAAAAGAGAAGATGGAGCTTGAGAAAACGGAAAAGGCATTAAAGGAAAGGATGAGAAGAGAAGAAGAGAGAAAGTTGAAAGCAGAGCAAGAGAGAATCAGACAAGAAAAAGATGAAAttgaaaagcagaagaaagaaaaagaacagATGAACGCCATCGAGAGGCGGCCTGACGTGAAACCCAGGAGTGCTCGAATGAATGCGGGAATGAAAACGGAGAAAGCTGAAACGGCTGCCTCACAATTCACCAATCCCTTGGAAGAGTCCCTCTTATTGGATGAAATCTCCACCAGTCCGTTCGAGCAGTCAAAAGCATCAGCCAAAGTATCTGCGGTCAGGCCAAG GGCCCATGCAGTTAAACCCTTGAGCACCATTGACAACCAGCCAGATTTCAAAGACAATTTCGCATCTGCTAAAATTGCTGAGGGAGCGCAAGTCTCGATGAAG GCCCCAGATGCTAAAGGGACAGGACCCTACTCCCAGCTCACCCATGAGGAGCTCGTGAACTTGTTGGAAAGGCAGAAGGAACAGCTTTCTCAGAAAGACACTAAGATCATGGAACTGGAGCAGTATATAGACAATCTTCTCGTCCGTGTCATTGAGGAGAATCCCAGCATCTTAATGTCATTAACCTTAATGAAGAAATCTGTTTGA
- the rab11fip1b gene encoding uncharacterized protein rab11fip1b isoform X2, giving the protein MSLSEQSQQWYPTSVQVTVLQARGLRIKGKNGTNDAYAIMQVAKEKFSTSVSEKTVAPVWKEEAAFDLPLFHPGNVDRCTLQVSVMHRALIGADKVLGLAIVNLLDLYDNKSRNKTEWFKLMGKTGKPDKDRGEVLLDIQFMKNNMTASMFDLSGIDKSRSRLGKIKDKLKGKKKDGMSDSASAIVPSVGQIVTDSEGEEEADATPGIKKKSKLKSLFAPKVLQRNMSQSMSTLPTLPEKDSAISLSRSSGLNVESSEGKKKFKLFKHKRNGSSDSKVSQGSSSLGQGLTQSNLCVNGSHVYAEETRESRAGSTFSLNSSGHGSMEDLRRGHDRKISTTSVETEPEPEENAVEEMQRRQEEQMKREREAKKRLEEEKRRQIEEEEREQFRREETRKEEERKRIEREEERKWIEREEERKRIEREEEKRRLEKMEEERKRIEREEERKRIEREEEKRRLEKLEEEKEKIRREEERKRIEREEEKRRLEKLEEEKEKIRREEEEEEKRRLEKLEEEKRRFGREEERKRIEREEEKRRLEKLEEERKLIEREEQRRIEEEEEMAKIKREQEKVRREEEEKRIKEERRRKMEEEGRTKLEKQSMKKDEETKRIEAERRHAEEEERLRKEKMEAEENRKRKEEEDRRMTEEKELKEREKVRLEKEKMELEKTEKALKERMRREEERKLKAEQERIRQEKDEIEKQKKEKEQMNAIERRPDVKPRSARMNAGMKTEKAETAASQFTNPLEESLLLDEISTSPFEQSKASAKVSAVRPSSSLSGTFFSQATVPNTNPFLDDSDAYSGNTENVFNPGDSTENFEKKRRAPIPPQTKTPLGKPDLPRFSGAKQTLDKTPEDSEEPDVFSLRQEKRPAPLPPDVSKNMGEVLNKDRSTLVKIDESLNQSSDNHYDLVSKEPVAKTVHSAFAESLSSRESGQEDSWSANDSRHTENVSLESAGMLEVSKKKSRAPLPPAKLALAGEQKSAGLGSLNKTLLHAKVSPIDAQPVAELKNAGEPKRTGDSGFKPSRAHAVKPLSTIDNQPDFKDNFASAKIAEGAQVSMKAPDAKGTGPYSQLTHEELVNLLERQKEQLSQKDTKIMELEQYIDNLLVRVIEENPSILMSLTLMKKSV; this is encoded by the exons ATGTCTTTATCCGAGCAAAGCCAGCAGTGGTATCCCACCAGCGTTCAGGTAACGGTACTCCAGGCGAGGGGTTTGCGGATCAAGGGGAAAAATGGCACGAACGACGCGTACGCCATCATGCAGGTGGCCAAAGAAAAGTTCTCAACGTCGGTGTCCGAGAAAACCGTCGCGCCTGTGTGGAAAGAGGAGGCCGCCTTTGACCTGCCGCTTTTTCACCCCGGTAACGTGGACCGATGCACCTTACAGGTGAGCGTCATGCACCGGGCGCTGATAGGAGCTGATAAAGTGCTCGGGCTGGCGATCGTCAACTTGTTGGACCTCTACGACAACAAATCACGTAATAAAACTGA ATGGTTCAAACTGATGGGCAAGACGGGAAAACCCGACAAAGACAGGGGTGAGGTGCTTCTAGACATCCAGTTTATGAAGAACAACATGACGGCCAGCATGTTCGACCTCTCTGGGATTGACAAGTCACGGTCACGACTCGGCAAGATAAAGGACAAGCTGAAAGGAAAAAAGAAGGACGGTATGTCGGATTCTGCCTCCGCCATCGTGCCTTCGGTCGGCCAGATAGTGACCGACAGCGAGGGAGAGGAGGAGGCTGACGCCACACCTGGAATCAAAAAGAAGAGCAAACTGAAGTCCCTCTTCGCACCGAAGGTTTTGCAACGTAACATGTCTCAATCCATGTCCACACTTCCCACACTTCCTGAAAAAGATTCAGCCATCAGTTTGAGCAGGTCGTCTGGCTTAAACGTTGAATCTTCTGAAG GCAAGAAGAAATTCAAATTATTTAAGCACAAGCGCAATGGAAGTTCAGACAGTAAAGTTTCCCAAGGCAGCAGCTCCTTAGGACAAGGCTTGACGCAGAGCAATCTGTGCGTCAACGGCAGTCACGTCTACGCAGAAGAGACCAGAGAGTCCCGGGCCGGTTCCACCTTCAGTCTCAACAGCTCCGGGCACGGATCCATGGAGGATCTACGGCGAGGTCACGACAGGAAGATCTCCACCACCTCCGTGGAAACCGAACCGGAACCTGAGGAGAATGCCGTGGAAGAGATGCAAAGAAGACAAGAGGAACAGATGAAAAGGGAACGGGAGGCAAAGAAACGGCTGGAGGAGGAAAAGAGGAGACAGATtgaagaggaagagagagagcaGTTCAGGAGAGAAGAAACAAGGAAGGAGGAGGAGAGGAAGAGGATAGAAAGAGAAGAAGAGAGGAAATGGATTGAGAGAGAGGAGGAGAGGAAACGGATTGAGAGAGAGGAGGAGAAGAGGAG GCTAGAGAAAATGGAGGAGGAGAGGAAACGGATTGAGAGGGAGGAGGAGAGGAAACGGATTGAGAGGGAGGAGGAGAAGAGGAGGCTAGAGAAACTGGAAGAGGAGAAGGAAAAGATTAGGAGAGAGGAGGAGAGGAAACGGATTGAGAGAGAGGAGGAAAAGAGGAGGCTAGAGAAACTGGAAGAGGAGAAGGAAAAGATTAGgagagaggaggaggaggaggagaagagGAGGCTAGAGAAACTGGAGGAGGAGAAGAGAAGGTTTGGGAGAGAGGAGGAGAGGAAACGGATTGAGAGAGAGGAGGAGAAGAGGAGGCTAGAGAAACTGGAGGAGGAGAGGAAACTGATTGAGAGGGAGGAACAGAGAAGAATTGAAGAAGAGGAGGAAATGGCCAAAATAAAGAGAGAACAGGAAAAAGTTAGGCGGGAGGAGGAAGAAAAGAGGATCAAGGAGGAGAGGAGGCGAAAAATGGAGGAAGAGGGGAGAACAAAGCTTGAGAAGCAAAGCATGAAGAAAGATGAAGAGACCAAAAGGATTGAGGCGGAAAGACGACATGCTGAAGAAGAGGAAAGACTGCGGAAGGAAAAAATGGAAGCAGAGGAAAATAGGAAAAGGAAAGAGGAAGAAGATAGACGAATGACAGAAGAAAAAGAACTGAAAGAGCGAGAAAAGGTACGGCTGGAAAAAGAGAAGATGGAGCTTGAGAAAACGGAAAAGGCATTAAAGGAAAGGATGAGAAGAGAAGAAGAGAGAAAGTTGAAAGCAGAGCAAGAGAGAATCAGACAAGAAAAAGATGAAAttgaaaagcagaagaaagaaaaagaacagATGAACGCCATCGAGAGGCGGCCTGACGTGAAACCCAGGAGTGCTCGAATGAATGCGGGAATGAAAACGGAGAAAGCTGAAACGGCTGCCTCACAATTCACCAATCCCTTGGAAGAGTCCCTCTTATTGGATGAAATCTCCACCAGTCCGTTCGAGCAGTCAAAAGCATCAGCCAAAGTATCTGCGGTCAGGCCAAG TTCTTCTCTTTCTGGAACCTTCTTTTCACAAGCAACGGTGCCAAATACCAACCCGTTCTTGGATGATTCTGACGCCTACAGTGGCAACACAGAAAACGTCTTCAATCCTGGAGATAGCACTGAAAATTTTGAGAAGAAACGGCGTGCGCCGATACCTCCCCAAACCAAGACACCGTTGGGAAAACCGGATCTTCCAAGATTTTCTGGAGCCAAACAAACTTTGGACAAAACACCTGAAGACAGTGAAGAACCTGATGTCTTTAGTTTACGACAAGAAAAGAGACCAGCACCTTTACCACCAGATGTCTCCAAGAACATGGGTGAAGTACTGAACAAAGACCGGTCAACCTTGGTTAAAATAGATGAGTCTTTAAACCAGTCAAGTGACAACCATTATGATCTTGTATCTAAGGAGCCTGTTGCAAAAACTGTGCATTCTGCCTTCGCTGAAAGCCTTTCTTCAAGAGAAAGTGGACAAGAAGATTCCTGGAGTGCAAATGATTCCCGGCATACAGAAAATGTGTCGCTGGAAAGTGCTGGCATGTTGGAAGTTTCCAAAAAGAAAAGTCGGGCTCCTTTACCTCCTGCTAAATTAGCATTGGCTGGTGAACAGAAATCGGCAGGTTTGGGGTCATTGAACAAGACTTTGCTGCATGCAAAAGTGTCTCCTATTGATGCTCAGCCAGTTGCTGAGCTGAAAAATGCAGGTGAACCAAAGAGAACAGGTGACTCGGGATTCAAACCTAGCAG GGCCCATGCAGTTAAACCCTTGAGCACCATTGACAACCAGCCAGATTTCAAAGACAATTTCGCATCTGCTAAAATTGCTGAGGGAGCGCAAGTCTCGATGAAG GCCCCAGATGCTAAAGGGACAGGACCCTACTCCCAGCTCACCCATGAGGAGCTCGTGAACTTGTTGGAAAGGCAGAAGGAACAGCTTTCTCAGAAAGACACTAAGATCATGGAACTGGAGCAGTATATAGACAATCTTCTCGTCCGTGTCATTGAGGAGAATCCCAGCATCTTAATGTCATTAACCTTAATGAAGAAATCTGTTTGA
- the rab11fip1b gene encoding uncharacterized protein rab11fip1b isoform X1 produces MSLSEQSQQWYPTSVQVTVLQARGLRIKGKNGTNDAYAIMQVAKEKFSTSVSEKTVAPVWKEEAAFDLPLFHPGNVDRCTLQVSVMHRALIGADKVLGLAIVNLLDLYDNKSRNKTEWFKLMGKTGKPDKDRGEVLLDIQFMKNNMTASMFDLSGIDKSRSRLGKIKDKLKGKKKDGMSDSASAIVPSVGQIVTDSEGEEEADATPGIKKKSKLKSLFAPKVLQRNMSQSMSTLPTLPEKDSAISLSRSSGLNVESSEGKKKFKLFKHKRNGSSDSKVSQGSSSLGQGLTQSNLCVNGSHVYAEETRESRAGSTFSLNSSGHGSMEDLRRGHDRKISTTSVETEPEPEENAVEEMQRRQEEQMKREREAKKRLEEEKRRQIEEEEREQFRREETRKEEERKRIEREEERKWIEREEERKRIEREEEKRRLEKMEEERKRIEREEEKRRLEKMEEERKRIEREEERKRIEREEEKRRLEKLEEEKEKIRREEERKRIEREEEKRRLEKLEEEKEKIRREEEEEEKRRLEKLEEEKRRFGREEERKRIEREEEKRRLEKLEEERKLIEREEQRRIEEEEEMAKIKREQEKVRREEEEKRIKEERRRKMEEEGRTKLEKQSMKKDEETKRIEAERRHAEEEERLRKEKMEAEENRKRKEEEDRRMTEEKELKEREKVRLEKEKMELEKTEKALKERMRREEERKLKAEQERIRQEKDEIEKQKKEKEQMNAIERRPDVKPRSARMNAGMKTEKAETAASQFTNPLEESLLLDEISTSPFEQSKASAKVSAVRPSSSLSGTFFSQATVPNTNPFLDDSDAYSGNTENVFNPGDSTENFEKKRRAPIPPQTKTPLGKPDLPRFSGAKQTLDKTPEDSEEPDVFSLRQEKRPAPLPPDVSKNMGEVLNKDRSTLVKIDESLNQSSDNHYDLVSKEPVAKTVHSAFAESLSSRESGQEDSWSANDSRHTENVSLESAGMLEVSKKKSRAPLPPAKLALAGEQKSAGLGSLNKTLLHAKVSPIDAQPVAELKNAGEPKRTGDSGFKPSRAHAVKPLSTIDNQPDFKDNFASAKIAEGAQVSMKAPDAKGTGPYSQLTHEELVNLLERQKEQLSQKDTKIMELEQYIDNLLVRVIEENPSILMSLTLMKKSV; encoded by the exons ATGTCTTTATCCGAGCAAAGCCAGCAGTGGTATCCCACCAGCGTTCAGGTAACGGTACTCCAGGCGAGGGGTTTGCGGATCAAGGGGAAAAATGGCACGAACGACGCGTACGCCATCATGCAGGTGGCCAAAGAAAAGTTCTCAACGTCGGTGTCCGAGAAAACCGTCGCGCCTGTGTGGAAAGAGGAGGCCGCCTTTGACCTGCCGCTTTTTCACCCCGGTAACGTGGACCGATGCACCTTACAGGTGAGCGTCATGCACCGGGCGCTGATAGGAGCTGATAAAGTGCTCGGGCTGGCGATCGTCAACTTGTTGGACCTCTACGACAACAAATCACGTAATAAAACTGA ATGGTTCAAACTGATGGGCAAGACGGGAAAACCCGACAAAGACAGGGGTGAGGTGCTTCTAGACATCCAGTTTATGAAGAACAACATGACGGCCAGCATGTTCGACCTCTCTGGGATTGACAAGTCACGGTCACGACTCGGCAAGATAAAGGACAAGCTGAAAGGAAAAAAGAAGGACGGTATGTCGGATTCTGCCTCCGCCATCGTGCCTTCGGTCGGCCAGATAGTGACCGACAGCGAGGGAGAGGAGGAGGCTGACGCCACACCTGGAATCAAAAAGAAGAGCAAACTGAAGTCCCTCTTCGCACCGAAGGTTTTGCAACGTAACATGTCTCAATCCATGTCCACACTTCCCACACTTCCTGAAAAAGATTCAGCCATCAGTTTGAGCAGGTCGTCTGGCTTAAACGTTGAATCTTCTGAAG GCAAGAAGAAATTCAAATTATTTAAGCACAAGCGCAATGGAAGTTCAGACAGTAAAGTTTCCCAAGGCAGCAGCTCCTTAGGACAAGGCTTGACGCAGAGCAATCTGTGCGTCAACGGCAGTCACGTCTACGCAGAAGAGACCAGAGAGTCCCGGGCCGGTTCCACCTTCAGTCTCAACAGCTCCGGGCACGGATCCATGGAGGATCTACGGCGAGGTCACGACAGGAAGATCTCCACCACCTCCGTGGAAACCGAACCGGAACCTGAGGAGAATGCCGTGGAAGAGATGCAAAGAAGACAAGAGGAACAGATGAAAAGGGAACGGGAGGCAAAGAAACGGCTGGAGGAGGAAAAGAGGAGACAGATtgaagaggaagagagagagcaGTTCAGGAGAGAAGAAACAAGGAAGGAGGAGGAGAGGAAGAGGATAGAAAGAGAAGAAGAGAGGAAATGGATTGAGAGAGAGGAGGAGAGGAAACGGATTGAGAGAGAGGAGGAGAAGAGGAGGCTAGAGAAAATGGAGGAGGAGAGGAAACGGATTGAGAGAGAGGAGGAGAAGAGGAGGCTAGAGAAAATGGAGGAGGAGAGGAAACGGATTGAGAGGGAGGAGGAGAGGAAACGGATTGAGAGGGAGGAGGAGAAGAGGAGGCTAGAGAAACTGGAAGAGGAGAAGGAAAAGATTAGGAGAGAGGAGGAGAGGAAACGGATTGAGAGAGAGGAGGAAAAGAGGAGGCTAGAGAAACTGGAAGAGGAGAAGGAAAAGATTAGgagagaggaggaggaggaggagaagagGAGGCTAGAGAAACTGGAGGAGGAGAAGAGAAGGTTTGGGAGAGAGGAGGAGAGGAAACGGATTGAGAGAGAGGAGGAGAAGAGGAGGCTAGAGAAACTGGAGGAGGAGAGGAAACTGATTGAGAGGGAGGAACAGAGAAGAATTGAAGAAGAGGAGGAAATGGCCAAAATAAAGAGAGAACAGGAAAAAGTTAGGCGGGAGGAGGAAGAAAAGAGGATCAAGGAGGAGAGGAGGCGAAAAATGGAGGAAGAGGGGAGAACAAAGCTTGAGAAGCAAAGCATGAAGAAAGATGAAGAGACCAAAAGGATTGAGGCGGAAAGACGACATGCTGAAGAAGAGGAAAGACTGCGGAAGGAAAAAATGGAAGCAGAGGAAAATAGGAAAAGGAAAGAGGAAGAAGATAGACGAATGACAGAAGAAAAAGAACTGAAAGAGCGAGAAAAGGTACGGCTGGAAAAAGAGAAGATGGAGCTTGAGAAAACGGAAAAGGCATTAAAGGAAAGGATGAGAAGAGAAGAAGAGAGAAAGTTGAAAGCAGAGCAAGAGAGAATCAGACAAGAAAAAGATGAAAttgaaaagcagaagaaagaaaaagaacagATGAACGCCATCGAGAGGCGGCCTGACGTGAAACCCAGGAGTGCTCGAATGAATGCGGGAATGAAAACGGAGAAAGCTGAAACGGCTGCCTCACAATTCACCAATCCCTTGGAAGAGTCCCTCTTATTGGATGAAATCTCCACCAGTCCGTTCGAGCAGTCAAAAGCATCAGCCAAAGTATCTGCGGTCAGGCCAAG TTCTTCTCTTTCTGGAACCTTCTTTTCACAAGCAACGGTGCCAAATACCAACCCGTTCTTGGATGATTCTGACGCCTACAGTGGCAACACAGAAAACGTCTTCAATCCTGGAGATAGCACTGAAAATTTTGAGAAGAAACGGCGTGCGCCGATACCTCCCCAAACCAAGACACCGTTGGGAAAACCGGATCTTCCAAGATTTTCTGGAGCCAAACAAACTTTGGACAAAACACCTGAAGACAGTGAAGAACCTGATGTCTTTAGTTTACGACAAGAAAAGAGACCAGCACCTTTACCACCAGATGTCTCCAAGAACATGGGTGAAGTACTGAACAAAGACCGGTCAACCTTGGTTAAAATAGATGAGTCTTTAAACCAGTCAAGTGACAACCATTATGATCTTGTATCTAAGGAGCCTGTTGCAAAAACTGTGCATTCTGCCTTCGCTGAAAGCCTTTCTTCAAGAGAAAGTGGACAAGAAGATTCCTGGAGTGCAAATGATTCCCGGCATACAGAAAATGTGTCGCTGGAAAGTGCTGGCATGTTGGAAGTTTCCAAAAAGAAAAGTCGGGCTCCTTTACCTCCTGCTAAATTAGCATTGGCTGGTGAACAGAAATCGGCAGGTTTGGGGTCATTGAACAAGACTTTGCTGCATGCAAAAGTGTCTCCTATTGATGCTCAGCCAGTTGCTGAGCTGAAAAATGCAGGTGAACCAAAGAGAACAGGTGACTCGGGATTCAAACCTAGCAG GGCCCATGCAGTTAAACCCTTGAGCACCATTGACAACCAGCCAGATTTCAAAGACAATTTCGCATCTGCTAAAATTGCTGAGGGAGCGCAAGTCTCGATGAAG GCCCCAGATGCTAAAGGGACAGGACCCTACTCCCAGCTCACCCATGAGGAGCTCGTGAACTTGTTGGAAAGGCAGAAGGAACAGCTTTCTCAGAAAGACACTAAGATCATGGAACTGGAGCAGTATATAGACAATCTTCTCGTCCGTGTCATTGAGGAGAATCCCAGCATCTTAATGTCATTAACCTTAATGAAGAAATCTGTTTGA
- the brf2 gene encoding transcription factor IIIB 50 kDa subunit, which yields MPSSCKECGSSNVIQDDLYSQIQWVCEDCGSVVEEGHLTTTLSDETQSRAVPFHATTEAIKTPCRNLIAGFSRVRALCRILRLSRDMESEAVSLFERAYNHSNFLHVTLEKKEILGGCCILFVCRQSNWPVAMGTISNLLGATTNLLGAVYQEFTKSLNIEAPTKGIIDLVESFCYEFKLGPTQVDEMFAETPQRLVDRTSALIELAAEVWIVTGRQPLPLLMAALYVAWQSLKPMARMKYAFNVFCKIGKAPEQSWRRSKETVLKRVNELRDVLCKLGRELPWLRGQRVEPSTVATLVDDILKNRQALLLRAVWHYEQQLQNELSEAQTTQDLCTEPSGKQQTDSNPVTDPGHVSSDQVKVECEILPKKENSDCELPATHWGKRHLFLPPCVKSRKRQREDVPQLEVTGDEDISDSEIESYIRSKDEIKLYLKARKELKEA from the exons ATGCCGAGCAGCTGTAAGGAGTGTGGCTCATCTAATGTTATACAGGACGACCTGTACTCTCAGATACAGTGGGTATGTGAAGACTGTGGGTCTGTGGTTGAAGAGGGACATCTGACCACCACGCTTAGCGATGAGACCCAGAGCAGAG CTGTGCCCTTTCATGCTACCACGGAGGCGATCAAGACGCCATGCAGAAATCTAATTGCAG GCTTCTCTCGTGTCCGTGCCCTTTGTCGTATTCTGAGATTATCCAGAGACATGGAATCTGAAGCAGTTAGTCTCTTCGAGCGTGCTTACAACCACTCCAACTTCCTTCATGTGACCTTGGAGAAGAAGGAGATCTTGGGAGGATGCTGCATACTGTTCGTCTGTAGGCAGAGCAACTGGCCTGTTGCTATGGGAACCATTAGCAACCTATTAGGGGCGACCACAAATTTACTGGGTGCAGTTTATCAAGAATTTACAAAGAGTCTGAACATCGAAGCCCCAACCAAAGGCATCATAGACCTGGTGGAAAGCTTCTGTTACGA GTTTAAGCTGGGTCCTACACAGGTGGATGAGATGTTCGCTGAAACTCCCCAGCGATTGGTGGACAGAACATCTGCATTAATTGAATTGGCTGCAGAAGTCTGGATAGTGACCGGACGCCAACCTCTGCCCCTCCTTATGGCAGCATTGTACGTGGCCTGGCAGTCTCTAAAGCCTATG GCCCGCATGAAATACGCTTTCAACGTGTTCTGCAAGATTGGAAAAGCGCCCGAACAGTCATGGCGCAGAAGCAAAGAGACAGTCCTGAAGCGGGTGAATGAACTCCGGGACGTGTTGTGCAAATTGGGGCGAGAGCTGCCCTGGCTGAGGGGGCAGAGAGTGGAGCCCAGCACTGTTGCCACGCTGGTGGACGACATCCTGAAGAATCGTCAGGCGCTCCTCCTGAGGGCGGTTTGGCACTACGAACAACAGCTGCAAAATGAGCTCTCGGAGGCCCAAACTACACAAGACCTCTGCACTGAGCCATCAGGAAAACAACAAACTGATTCAAACCCGGTCACGGATCCCGGGCACGTAAGCTCTGATCAGGTGAAGGTCGAGTGCGAGATTCTTCCCAAGAAAGAGAACTCGGACTGTGAACTTCCAGCAACCCACTGGGGTAAAAGGCACTTGTTTTTACCACCCTGTGTGAAGAGTCGCAAACGGCAGAGGGAAGACGTGCCGCAGCTGGAAGTGACTGGAGATGAGGACATATCCGACAGCGAGATCGAATCTTACATTCGCTCAAAGGATGAGATTAAACTGTATTTAAAGGCTCGGAAGGAGCTGAAGGAGGCGTAG